GCCAAGACCACCTAACCGCTTCGACAAGGACATTGTATCCCAATTAATCAGATGTACAGCTGGCTTCATATCCTTCCCATGCCAAATAAAGTTCCtgcatattttctctatttcattGCAAAGCGATATCGGTAAAAGAGCACTCTGCATCACAAAAACAGGAATAGCATTAAGAACTGATTGAACTAACGTTATTCGTCCAGCTTTTGATAGAGCTCTCGCCTTCCAGCCATCAAGTCTGCCTCTCATTTTATCCAAAATACTACTATATGTCGAGACTGAAATCCTCCCATGAATAGATGGCACACCCAAGTATTTTCCCAAATCAGCAGTCAAAGGAATACCTGACCTTGAAGACAAAAGTGACGCCAAATCACTATCAACAAAAGGCGACAAATAAAGAGAAGACTTAGCTAAATTCACTTTCTGCCCGGAAGCCTTAGCAAAGTCatccaaacatgataaaatcaaatccaaCTGTTCCACAGAAGCTTCTGCGAACAAAACCATATCATCCGCGAACATAAGATGAGAAATCATCGGACCATTACTCGAGATAGGAATCGGCTTCCATCTGCCTTGACGAACAAGCTGTTTAAACATTCTCGAAAGTTGTTCAATACACATAACAAAAAGATATGAAGACATTGGATCGCCTTGTCGCACACCACGAGTCGGTTTAAAAGATTCTAACTTCTCACCATTCCATAACACTGACATAGAAGATGTTCTAACACAATTCATAATATTAGAAATCCAAGCATCGGAAAAGTGGTAAGAACCCAGCACCCACTGAATAAAATCCCAATCTAGTCTATCATAAGCCTTTTCAAGATCAATTTTAATCGCCATAAAACCCCCTGACCGCTTAGACGTTCTCATAGTGTGCAAAACTTCTTGAAACACCAcaatattatcaataatttgtCGGCCAGGAACGAAGCTACTTTGTTCCAATCCAATGAGAGAGCTCAAAACATCTTTCAATCTGTTAATCAACACTTTTGTAACAAGCTTATAGATCACGTTACATAAGCTAATTGGTCTGAACTGAGAAATAAATTCTGGACAAGCAATTTTAGGAATAAGAGTCAGCACCGTTTCATTAACTTCCTCTGGAAACTCCCTCCCGCCCAAGACCTCAATAATAAACGCTGAAACCTGTGAACCTACCGCAGACCAAGATTTCTGAAAGAAAACTGCTTGTAGACCATCGGGTCCTGGAGCCTTGTAAGGAGACATAAGGCGCAAAGCATCATATACTTCATCATGAGAAAAAGGAAGATCCAGAAGCAACCgttgagaagaagaaagagcagGCCCATCATGTCTAACAAAATGGCTGCAGTCAACCGCCAAATCTTTCGAATACAGCTCTTGATAGTAACCGCTAGCAAGCTCTTTAAGTTGACTAGAATCTTCAATCCACACATTGTTCCCATTTCTCAGCTTGAGAATTTGCTGCTTCTTGCGTTTAATCACGGTAGAAAGATGATAAAACCTTGTATTTCTCTCACCAGAAACAATCCATTCCTCCCTAGATTGTTGAAACCAGTATAATTCTTCCTGCTTCAAAACATCTTCAAGCTGTCGTCTCAGATTAAATTCCAGCTTCACTAAACCTCTCGTTCGCCGGATAGCTAAGCTTTTTTGAACACCATCAATTCGACGGATCAACCTCTgcttattatgaaaaatattcccAAACTCAGATCGGTTCCATTGGCTTAATGAGTCTTTGGTTGAtttcaaattatcaaataaagaaGTATTTTGCTTCCAACCACGGGAAACAACATCAACAAAATCTTTGTGAGCTGTCCAAGCCGCTTGAAAATGAAAACGACGAACAGAAGAATTTGTAACTCCAAAGCAATTCATAAAAATAGGACAATGATCAGAATGCAACTTTGGAGCATGAATAACTGTAGCTCTAGAAAATGTCATGCGCCAAATCTCAGTACACAAGCAACGGTCTAATCGAGCAGCTTTATAAGAAGAATTAATACCACCCTTACTCCAAGTAAAAGGGGTACCTTCAAAACCCAAATCAATAAGTGAGTTATCAAAAATCTCAGTGCCCGGATTTTGATCCATTTAATGTTTCCTTGGAACGCTTGGCAGTTTGGGTTCGATTTCCATGCCTtccaattgaatattttaatgagGATTTTCTTATGCGATTGGGGAGGAAGATAGGAGATCCTATCAGAGTGGATAATAACACTAGCCGAGTGACAAGAGGGCATTTTGCGAGATTATGTGTTGAAGTTGATGTTACGAAGCCTCTTTTGTCGAAATTCAAGCTGAACCGGAGAGTTCGACGTATTGAATATGAGGCGTTGCATATGGTTTGTTTTTCATGTGGAATTTTTGGGCATATGAAGGATAATTGTCCTTCGTTGCGGAAAGAGTTGCAGCCAGAGAATGTAGAGAATGTGCCTAATTCGGTTCATAGTAACCCTGCTCCTAAGGTGGCTCAGTTACCCGAGAATCAGGTGGTTAATCCAGCTGTTTTAGATGATTTTGGTGATTGGATGCTGGTTAAGAAAGATAGAAGACGTAATCAACGTCCTCAGGAAAAACCTGtatttaaatttgggtcaggtgaTCATGGTCCGAGGGAGTCAAACAAGGGTAAATCAACGATGAAGGCCAATAATAACCCCTTTAGTTCTCTAGTTATTCTCCAGGATTCTGAGACTCATATAGAACATAATGCGactccaccagtggtacaaGATTTTCGTCCTGTCTTGGGCAAGAAAAAGCTACGGGATTCTAAAGGGAAGGGTCAAGTGGTTTCTACTGTGACAAGAGAGGAGACTCCCAATATTGCTTTAGATTCCTATGTGAGATCTAATGGGCCTGCTGTGCAAAGTTCAGTTCTAAAAATTAGAGGGGTTTCGAGTGGATCAGGGGGATCTTCTAGAAAAGCTGCTGCACAAGATGACCATGTAGTTATTCAAGGGAATAATAGAACGAATCAGTCAAAGACTTGGGTTGTTTCTAACTCGAAATTGGTGGAACTTGCAAATTTAGAAACAGAATTGGATAGGAATCAACATGATAATTTTAATGATCCGTCGTTTCCTCATCCAACCCGTCCCAATATCCCAGCAGCTAATGGAGATGGTAATCAGGATATGAATCTTGACGATGATGCAATGATAATTGTTGCTCAGACTTCCTTGAATGAATTTCAGAATAGTGGTTTAATTGGTAAGATGCCTTCTAATGAGGGGTCTTACTAGATTTTTCGTTCTATTATAGGTTCAGTCATCCTCGtggctttcttttctctcttatttttaatgattattgGAGTTTGGAATTGTCAGGGTGCTGCTTCTTCTAATTTTCTGAGAGCTTTTAAGGAATACAATCGTATCTATAAGCCTCAGATTTTTTGTTTGGTTGAGCCTCGAATTTCTGGCCATTCAGCTGATAATGTTTGTAAACAGCTAGGTTATGATAATTGGGTTCGTGTCGAGACTTTTGGTTTCAGTGGAGGCATCTGGATTTTATGgtcagaaatattttttaagttaacgCTTGTGTCGACAGATCCGCAATTTATTACATGCAATGTGTTACTTGATAATGGGGACTCGTGGTTAGTGAGTTTTGTGTATGTCAGCCCTGACATTAGTTTACGAAGACGTTTGTGGCATTCGGTTCTGGGTTTCAATGGAAGTGAGAAAAGTTGGTTACTGTTGGgagattttaattcttttacaaGCGAGAATGAACAAACCGGCTATGTTAATGTTCACAGTATTGGGGCTAGTGATTTTCGGCAATGGatcttattaatatatttgatttctctattaattaaacaattaatttaaaattaaaaataattataatttttttaaaaatgaaaatcgaaaattagataaaatctgaaattttttaaatttatttaaatacacttattatcaaactaaatttataaatataaaataattataattgtatCAGTTAATTTTTCTACATGTAATAAAAACATGTTGTATCTCTGTTTTGACGAATTTGCAGCAATAAGATTTGAATGTAGATGTGGCATTTACCGGACATGAATCAAAACGTTAGAACGAAATAGTTAGCTCAAAGATTAAAtttttgctttgttatttttattttaaataggactcataactataattataaattaaaaattgtttttttatgatttagtgcttcaattttaattacttcaaaatttatcaatttaaaaaaaattattatttaatttttatgatatagaaaaatttatttgttaattttttaattttaaaaaaatatattaaaatatttttaatattttaaaaattttattaattaattttttattaattttataataaatatttaataattaaaattaataaagtagttaattaaattttatttatattttcatacGAGATTCATTTGTCAGTATTTTGAgtctatataaaaataattaataatttaataattaataaatcatgGTAATACAAAACTTTAAGAAATTGAGACCCCATTGAACAGTGAAGAGATTGTTAGGAAGTATGAAAGATTCCGCAATTTGTCAACATTTTGACCGTGTTGATTGTTGACTGGTTGCGGTTCTTGATTACAGCACGTGACACGTCCATCATCCTTCGGCTCAAGGCTTTGCATAATTGAATAATCCAaccaaattgataaaatttaattatatttaatttgttttagtTATGATGTTAAAAAagtcaatttttaatttgattatttaaatttaataatttcatgGAAATGATATTTTCACCATTTTTGTGATGATGAAGGGTAAATTAAGTTCAATTTGAACATTACTAGACTAGAAATCTAGGAGTCTATTTAGAATCATGTATTAAATtggatattattgaaaaaaaaatgataaattgtTTAGTTGTcttaattttaatcttattaagcaatttttaaaatttattaagtaaaaaagttaaaaattaatttaaaattatatttttatcataagagtattaaaataataaaatgatttatatatttttcaaaaaaatttattaaatttaactgaaactaaaattttatagtcTATGCCAGTTTATTTAAGGTAAAATAACCATCACAATACGAGCatacaattaaaaatttaattatcttaaaattaagatatgagaaattttttcaaaatatgagatcaatttgtaatttattcttttatttattttgcaaaaTATCTGGTGCTCTGCGTCATGCACGTGATCGCATCGCTGCATTTGTAAGCACCCACGTGTTCTCATACATTATTCTTCTCTCGATTTTTCTTTGatagagataaaaatatttcattttaaagGTTAGCAGATGTCAAAAGTATACGcttgattaataaataaattaaaattataataaattttatatgtattCTTAGCGAATtccaataatataatttttttaaagctcatcaaagtaattttttaatttatttaagtttCATTGAATTTAACTTAAAAACTTCATAATTCTAATCAACTCTTatcaaatttgaaataaattaattcaattattttaaaacagtgttttttataattattttatctttatttttttattttattaaaacatttagtataatttttgataaaataaaatttaactaatctaTTTGGCTCTttcaaaaattgattttttaaaaaattcttttatCTATATAGTCATTAGAGATTAGGTGCGATCATTGggtcgattcgatttaaaattgaatcaaatcgaataaattgaaaattaaaattttagtatttataaaaattaaaccgaattgatttccattaaaaatcaaatcgaattgattttgattagaaaccgaatcaaactgaatcagttTTACCGGTTCGATtttatcgatttaaatttttaataaatttttattttttatactttatttttagtattttaaaatttaattaaaatattttaaatttaatataatctaatctttttatattattgaaaataataaactaTTATTAGTTATccatttggtttgatttttttaatttttttaattaaaattaaattaaactaaaataattaaaaattaaatcaaaccgaaataaataaaaaaataaattgtatttttaaattaattaatttaataatttttttaatttaaaccaaaTTCGTTCCTCCCCTgcaaaaatatattaactttTTCGTTTTTAATTCACTTGCTAGAATAGGCTCGTGGCAGAATGTTAGACAAAAAATTggagtaaattatattttcgtttatggattttaatgaaattaatgaattgattttttaattttttaaattaaatatttaaattcttatataataaatttattcaaaaatgCCCTCCTTCCATCAActtttctaaattattattaagtcatagaaaaataattttattgctcatatttattttgaaatataaaaaatacttttatccttcattcattaattaataaaacattttaatctccgattatatatatattttatgacatcaaatacatattaaatcatgacattcaattaattataaacTCTTTTGtcttttatatattatcttATAAACTCTTTCAACTTTTATATTCCAtctataaaatacttaaaatttttaatatataataatcatGGACATCAAGTgtagattaaattataacatttaattttttaaatgcagAACGTATGTTCAAGCTAAACAAaatcaatttcaaaaatattaatcaaaatGACAactattaataaactttttcaaaattttcaataattcaaagaagaaaaaataaaaaaaaaaaagaagaaagaagagaaacaaaGAAATGAAAGAGGAAAAAGGAAGAATGAGGAAGGAAGAGAAATGTTGgtatttatcaaaattttcttttccgtAGACAGGAGAGTGGTTGAAGAGTATTTTAGAAATGAAAATGTCATTTTCACAAATTTAACCATCAATAGTTTTTAAACTAATGAAAAACAGGTAGAATAACAGTATTATTGGACGAATTtattatataagaatttaaatatttaattttaaaagttgaagaattaatttattaattttattaaaaattagagatgaaaatatgatttattttaaaaaaattaaataaaaaattaaacaaattaaaaaaaatatgtacaATCCATCACCGAATTATACAACCTCAACCTCCttcaaattaaaacaaaaatttctttccaaatttttcttataattaaaaatatttttaattaatgttactattaattttaagaTTCATATTACAATAAAGATATGACaaagcactcacaggtttaatCTGATGATAAATGCatctgagtaaatttgagagatcgCATGTTCAATCTCCActctccatttcaaaaaaaaaaataaagatatgacAAAAGTACAAAGCAATACATATACAGATATTCGAACCAGAGGCAACAAGCTTTGACTGTGGAAAGAAGATGCACAACTTTTTTAAAAGCGAAGACTATTTTTTCTTACATAAGTAGCTCTGTTTGTTGTCTTTGCTCAAACTCGTGAACACGCAAGCATGGGCGTGTCGGTTCTCTGTTTTCTTTCTTCTGTGACTTTCTTGTGTGTAATATCAGTCCTTTTATTGACAAAAAGGCTATCCCTTTTGGACCCACAACAATTTTTTTTGGTTGTATTCTATTAAAGATTTGAAATTAGAGTGGAGGGAGAGGCAACGAttattatcatattaaattattaattaaggaGATGTGAATGCAAAGTTTGATATGTGTGGAAGCTGGCAAGTGAAACTCATGTTTGTACATTTTCATCATGCCTCGCTTCTCATGTGGCCTttcagactttttttttttccctccttTATGATTGATGATGATTGAGAACGAATGAGTGTATGGAAAgtcaaggtttttttttttttaaaaaaaaaaaatcattgctGCCCATGATTTTCCCAAGaacaaattttcttttaattcgtGTCTATACATTTGATTATAATTAGTTCATTTGTTAATTACCTCATCAAAACTATTGTTGTCTCCTTGTCACTGTATATTCTTTCTAATTAATGTAAAAATCATTGAAAATTTCATAAGTCCATTATATCATAGAATTTAACGTAAAGAGAAGAGAATGACTTTGGTATAGTTTCAGTCACATGCTCCATCTTTGATTCTTGATTCATTTCTTTTCTCAAGGCTTTAAAATCAACCAAGATTATTACAGGTCTCTTTCTCCTCACGCCAGAAAAACGATGAGCCTAATGGATGGTTAGCCCTTGTCGTGGCTCGATGGTCCCCCTTGAAGCTGTCAAATTTTTCTTTGCATAAACGTGTAAAGCTGGACCCCCAGTCGTCCATGGAACATGGTGTATAGCAGTCTACTGTATCAAAGCCTCTTCATTTTTATATTAGCCAACCATACGCTATGTGGCTACTAAAATAAGAAATTCACCAACTACGTACTCTCTATGCTCAGACTTTCTCTGCATAAAAGAAATGTTGCAAAGCACATTTTCGTTGAATTTCAAGGCTTTCATTTATGTCCCCATTTGACGCCTCCCTCATTTACACCACCTGGGTTTTCTCTGTTCTCCACGTTCTCGCATCTTTCTTGAGTCTACACTTGTCCCTTTCCAAaattttcttctctcttctcaatAGTTATCTGTTTCTTGCATTTCGTTGGCTTTCAAGTTTCTTCATATGCTTGGGtcttcataatttattttgcatGTTGTTTTGCATTTGTTCAAGATCTGAAACCTCCATTTCATGGATCTCGTAAGAAAAAGCTCTCTTCCCCCAATCACAAGTCCTAGTGGCAGCTCAATCTTTGGTCCTCGTTCTCATTCTTCAGACACAAGTTTCCCCATTATAGCCATCGCCATCATAGGAATTTTAGCCACAGCTTTCTTGCTAGTCAGCTATTACATCTTCGTTATCAAATGCTGCCTCAACTGGCACCGCATCGATCTTCTCAGGCGATTCTCTCTATCAAGAAACAGAAATCGTGATGACCCTTTAATGGGCTACTATCCTGCAATAGAAACTCGTGGACTGGACGAGTCAGTGATAAGGTCTATCCCAATATTCAAGTTCAAGAATAGAGACTTTGGAGAAAGAAGCTTCTGCGAATGTGCAGTTTGCTTGAATGAGTTTCAAGAAGATGAGAAGCTGAGGATAATACCAAACTGTGGCCATGTTTTCCACATAGACTGTATCGATATTTGGCTTCAAAATAATGCGAATTGCCCACTTTGTAGAAACAGCATTTCAACCAACACTACGAGATTCCCAATTGATCACATTATAGCTCCAAGCTCTTCCCCACAAGATCCAAATCCTTACAGCGAAAGCGTGATTGGTGGAGATGAAGATTATGTTGTTATTGAATTGGGTAACCATAATTCTGCAGATCAAACCTTGCTTGAAGCACAGGAAAGATTGATGAATTCAGGAGAATTATCAGCACGTTCGGTTAGCCCTTCACCAATTCCAAGGAGAAAACTAGAGCAGAGAGGATCAGCTCTTcacaagaaagcaagaaaattTAACAGGTTAATCAGTATGGGTGATGAATGTATTGATATTAGAGGCAAAGATGATCAATTTGAAATCCAGCCCATAAGGAGATCTTTCTCCATGGATTCATCAACAGATCGGCAGCTGTATTTATCAATTCAAGAGATTGTTCAGCAGAGCAGGCAAGTAATTAATGAGTTGTCTCCTGTTGAAGGTTGTAGTAATACTGGTAGACCAAGAAGGACGTTCTTTTCTTTTGGTCATAACAGAGGATCATCAAGAAGTTCTGTCTTACCTGTTTATTTGGATCCGTAAAGCCAGAAAGTTttagaatttttctttctttcttttaaagaTATAGTGATTTTAGATGTGTTCATTGAAGGCATAGGATTTgttaacataaaaaatattcaattgaAATCTcacattaattttgatttttgattctTGGGTTTGTGCCAAAAAGGCTGGGCCATTGCGTTCATAACAGCTATATATGATTGTGATCGTGATGGCAGAAAACACCACTTTCTTGTGCTCCTTTCAAATAATTAAGTGGGGTTAGTGTAtgattcatattttttttaaaaaaaaaatctctctttTTATCCTTTCTTTGGTACAACAATGGGAAAAAAAAGTAGTGAGATGTCTCTTTCTATTGATTTAAGAGGTGAAGAGTgggaaaaattatgaaaataaagatgaaaagaaaaaggaagaacgAAAGCTCCCCTTCCAGTGATTTAGGAATAGAGAAAGGTCCTAATCAAACTAACGTAGTGATGCCAATATCCACCAACTCATTATTGACATTTAACATTATCAATAATGTTAAATGTTGGTGAAGGAGGAAGGTGTATTGTTTGTTCATGGTTGGTAATGGTTCCTGTGTTGTCCCATTTCAGCAAACTGCTCTTCCAGGCTGTAGGAACTAAGAACAACCATCTACTACATAGAAATTAGTTGAAGTTGTTGAAAACGATGGAGGGTCCAACTCGGGGATAATGAAGATGCAGCAGCTACTTCAAGACaagcatataaaaaaaattatgaacatGATCTGATATGTTACTGGAGATTTCAGAAATATGTGCATatggtaataataataatattgtatAGAGCTAAGGGCCACACATTGGTTCTGGAATCTTGATCTCTTAATTTGATAGAATAACTAGTAACTATATTTACCCATATCTTTAGTTTATTGTTTTGACTTTGAATTATCGTACGTGATGAGCACATGAGCAGAGAAACAGACACCTCCTTAGAAAAATGTTACAATAACAGTGTCTCTTTCTGATGAATCTATGACGTAAAACCTTGCTAAGCCATGTGCTTCTACGTATAGCTATGGGCAATGACATGGATGAGGTCATGTGGGATACATTGGGACCCCTTCTTCTCGATAAATCGAATCACTTGcgtactcttcttcttcaaaatgaaatttatatGGATAAGGTAAGTTTCAAATCTAAACTATACCATGTTGTTTATCACATAAAGAATTAGTTTTTTCTTACAAGGTAAAAATTCATGAATAAATAAAGAGGGGAACACGGCCGAAACCTAAGCCCACTTACAAATATGAGAAGCTCACAAAAGCCTAGTCAAACCTAGCccaaaacttaaaaataaaaaatcaagaaCCCAAGAAGCATGGAACCAGAACAAAGGCCTTCGTTTTCTTCATCTTGCACCCAAAACGCAGAGCCAGGTTGCAGCTTCAAGAGGGCAGCACATAGACTTCACTTTTCATTCTGTTGGTgataatttatcatttttatataatattatatttataattcataattttaataataaatttatcataaattaaGCCATTTCTCTTATCTATTTTGGAATTATGATTTTCCTTCTAACAAAACTTTGCCACATCACTGGTCTTTGCGTAATGTGCCTGGCAACTGGTTTCTTGTTTCAGGCTCTATCCAATACCCAATCGCTCTTGTTCGCTTCATCTGCTTCACCTTACATCGAACGCGAGAGAGATCGACCATGAAGATACTTGTGACCGTGAAGCGAGTCATCGACTATGCTGTGAAGATCAGAGTAAAACCCGACAAGGTAAATCACCGGCGCTTTCTTTACTAAACCCTGAAACCCACTCTCACtttgtttttatgatttgaTTAGAGCGGAGTAGAGACGCAGAATGTTAAGATGTCAATGAACCCATTTTGTGAGATTGCTTTGGAAGAGGCTCTTCGAATCAAGGAGGCGGGACTGGCATCTGAGGTCGTCGCTGTGAGCATGGGTTCGGCGCAGTGTGTTGATACGCTGCGAACTGGTCTAGCCATGGGCGCTGATAGGGGGATTCATGTGGAGGCTACTGGCGCTTTGTATCCGCTTACTGTGGCTAAGGTTTTGAAAGCCCTCGTGGAGGTGGAGAAACCCCAGCTGATTATTGTGGGAAAACAGGTTCGTTTTAAATTCTCTAATCTTATGATCTGGGTTTTGAGAAATCGAAGTTTTAATGTGCAGGGGTCTGTACCTGTTCTCTAATAGGTGGTTTTTGGTTTAGGCCATTGATGATGATTGCAATCAAACAGGGCAAATGGTGGCTGGGTTGCTAGGTTGGCCTCAAGGGACATTTGCTTCTAAGGTTAGTGACTCAGATATATGCCATTATTTATCTGGCGAACTTGAATATGACTCTCCTTTATTGTGATTTATCCTttctttttgataatttttttcattgacATGGTTTTTATGCT
The genomic region above belongs to Manihot esculenta cultivar AM560-2 chromosome 3, M.esculenta_v8, whole genome shotgun sequence and contains:
- the LOC110611136 gene encoding RING-H2 finger protein ATL16 is translated as MDLVRKSSLPPITSPSGSSIFGPRSHSSDTSFPIIAIAIIGILATAFLLVSYYIFVIKCCLNWHRIDLLRRFSLSRNRNRDDPLMGYYPAIETRGLDESVIRSIPIFKFKNRDFGERSFCECAVCLNEFQEDEKLRIIPNCGHVFHIDCIDIWLQNNANCPLCRNSISTNTTRFPIDHIIAPSSSPQDPNPYSESVIGGDEDYVVIELGNHNSADQTLLEAQERLMNSGELSARSVSPSPIPRRKLEQRGSALHKKARKFNRLISMGDECIDIRGKDDQFEIQPIRRSFSMDSSTDRQLYLSIQEIVQQSRQVINELSPVEGCSNTGRPRRTFFSFGHNRGSSRSSVLPVYLDP
- the LOC110610325 gene encoding electron transfer flavoprotein subunit beta, mitochondrial; the protein is MKILVTVKRVIDYAVKIRVKPDKSGVETQNVKMSMNPFCEIALEEALRIKEAGLASEVVAVSMGSAQCVDTLRTGLAMGADRGIHVEATGALYPLTVAKVLKALVEVEKPQLIIVGKQAIDDDCNQTGQMVAGLLGWPQGTFASKVLLDKDKQLATVEREVDGGLETLCLDLPAVITTDLRLNQPRYATLPNIMKAKSKVVKKYTPQELNVEIKSDLEVIDVTEPPKRKAGVIVSSVDVLIDKLKNEAHVI